From Gossypium raimondii isolate GPD5lz chromosome 11, ASM2569854v1, whole genome shotgun sequence:
TTGGTGGGTGATTTCATTATTTAGAAAAGTTGGATATTATCATGCTTGAATTCATTTTTACAACAATAATGATGTCAATTGAAGTGATATTCAACGATGGTATCAATTGAGTTAAtagttaattagtttttttaaaaagtttaaatatacTTGTTGtagtgtaatttttttttaaaaattatccttaaaatcttttaaaacgCCATCAAGAGTAAGGAtgcattttatttcattttattttcaaaaataaattttatttttattttttaaaattaaaaatacgtttgataaataaaaataatttttatttgtaaaaataattaaataaaagtataatttattaaaatgcaatataatttattaaaatgcaatacaataacaaaatcaaatgtaattaaataaaaggatttaaaagttataaatataaaaaactgcTTTTAAAGTATTCAAATCAGAGTAAATTTAATGTATTGAATGAAACTTAAAAAAGCCatcgtttttaattttttttttcatttttccaaaagaattttatcgaaaataatgaaaacatattttttttcaaaatttttaatcaaaacatgttttcttcactattttataaattttaagaaaattagaaCGATTCTTGTTTCCCCAAACTTCTCCCATGCTAGCTTTTGGCCCTTAAAGTCCCCTCATAGCTCAGCTCCAAACACAGGGTAGATCCCTACACTGCGAGAGAAACCCTAAAGCCATCGCCCAACACTGGCCCTGGCCATTCCTCCGATCGCGACAATTGACAAACCATCACACAGAGCCGCATCAGTATTCACCTTGACGCACCCCTTTTCAGGCACCTCCCACCTCACTCCCTCACCTCCTCTGTTTGCATTCACCAACCCTTGCCGGTACAATCACTCAATCATACTAACACCATCAACAAACCCAAAACATCAATTATACacataaaactttgatttagtgcaatcatacacatttaaagaaataaatatatcaatttattttcatattggataaatataattatctgTGTATGCAatacataatcataaaataatgttatatcaataattgtattaataatttacgagaattgaatcaaatcaaaattttaagtataaaattgtataaaatcaaagttcgcacattagattaaagttcatatatagttttgaaatttatcgtttttaattgttaaaaaaatgacattttgtcatttttctaacatacaaaataatttattcattttaaaagtaCAGGATCAAAATGAACTATACGCTGCAATATAAGGACCTATTCAGTAGTTTTAccttattaataattaatttaaataaaaaatttaaaacgagAAACCGCCTCTCTATAAATACCGTTCTAATAACCTTACTCAGATCTTTTCCCCAGATTCAAACACTAAAGGCCTAAACCctagacaaaaagaaaatcaaaatcagaGAATTTGAAtccaagaaaaggaaaattggaGGATCATATTGTTCTCTTGTTGCGTCGATTTTCTTCGATAAAGAGATCCAAGAAAATGTCGAATAAACCGCGAGAGTCGGTCGTGATCCGATCCGTTTGGTCGGAAAATTTGGATTCCGAATTCGAGATAATCAGATCCATAATCGACGTTTTCCCGATCATTTCAATGGACACAGAGTTTCCAGGAGTTGTCGTCCGATCGGAGGGCGCCGGCGGCTGCCATCGCTCCCGTCGAATTGACGCCACTGAGAATTACCAAAGCCTCAAAGCGAATGTTGACATACTAAAGCTTATCCAAATCGGCCTAACGTTATCAGACGCTGACGGGAATTTACCAAATCTCGGCACCGAGAACCGGTACATTTGGGAGTTCAATTTCAAAGATTTCGATGTGGGGAATGATGTACATGCGCCTGATTCCGTCGAGCTTCTCCGTCGCCAAGGCATAGATTTCGAGAAGAACCTGGAACTTGGGATCGAGTTGGTCCGGTTCGCGGAACTGATGATGTCATCGGGACTCGTATTGAACGACGCCGTTACGTGGGTGACTTTCCACTGCGCGTATGATTTTGGATACCTCGTGAAATGCTTAACC
This genomic window contains:
- the LOC105761724 gene encoding probable CCR4-associated factor 1 homolog 11, which gives rise to MSNKPRESVVIRSVWSENLDSEFEIIRSIIDVFPIISMDTEFPGVVVRSEGAGGCHRSRRIDATENYQSLKANVDILKLIQIGLTLSDADGNLPNLGTENRYIWEFNFKDFDVGNDVHAPDSVELLRRQGIDFEKNLELGIELVRFAELMMSSGLVLNDAVTWVTFHCAYDFGYLVKCLTGGLLPDQLTEFLELVRVFFGDRIYDVKHLMKFCAGLHGGLDRASTDLGVKRAIGKSHQAGSDSLLTLHAWLKIKERYFANGDPIEKYANVLYGLEVD